The Rhodothermales bacterium genome window below encodes:
- a CDS encoding AAA family ATPase: MYTRFADLLHAARQRLFVGRQEELDLFDQALTAVERPYSVLFVHGPGGVGKTSLLHMFAERAKHCGWRPGYIDTRTLEPSPDAMLRALGAMMGAPAGADVIDLLNGSPERHVLLFDTTETIRPLDWWLRERFLPALSDRVIVVFAGRFKPSVAWRIDPGWQALVRAVPLRNLSTSESLAYLQKRQVPDARHRAILSFTHGYPLALSLMSDMVEQRPDAAGADASPDIVQALLTHFLDEAPGPEHRRALYVCAAVRQTTEQTLRTLLDPDDAHGVFEWLRTLSFIDAGPAGLFPHDMARQVLVADLQWREPDWHAELHRRARTYYIGHLQDASGPEMRERLIDFLYLHRENPLLKPIFTQLQSDWNEQTAQNPIVDDALGPDDIDPLVDMVAHHEGDGPASWARRWLERQPEHVRVYRDGTGRPLGMLLPILLTPEDADLEDPAVAHAMDFLRRHAPLREGECAVHFRFWMSGETYQDLSLIQSMCFIQMVRMYLTIPGLAFSFLPCADPDLWKMIFAYVDLHRFPDADYPTDRSKMGVYGHDWRVTPPAEWLSRLASRVPSPEYAGAPAPAEPSVFVLSREDFLVAVREALKAFSRPERLRENPLLRSRLVIEAGAPDADAADRIQTLCGLLDAAAATLDGAPRDRKLYRALEKTYLKPAPSQEIAAEQLGVPYSTFRRHLMAGVDRVAEMLWQREIGE, from the coding sequence ATGTATACCCGGTTTGCGGATTTGCTTCATGCTGCGCGGCAACGCTTGTTTGTCGGCCGGCAGGAAGAACTCGACCTTTTCGACCAGGCGTTGACGGCTGTGGAGCGACCGTATTCCGTGCTCTTTGTCCACGGCCCGGGAGGCGTGGGCAAAACCTCGTTGTTGCATATGTTCGCCGAGCGGGCGAAGCATTGCGGCTGGCGGCCCGGCTACATCGATACCCGCACGCTGGAGCCTTCGCCCGACGCGATGCTGCGCGCACTGGGCGCGATGATGGGCGCACCGGCCGGGGCGGACGTGATCGACCTGTTGAACGGATCGCCCGAACGGCACGTCTTGTTGTTCGATACCACGGAAACGATCCGCCCGCTCGATTGGTGGCTGCGGGAGCGGTTTCTGCCGGCGTTGTCGGACCGGGTCATCGTTGTTTTTGCCGGCCGTTTTAAACCGTCCGTAGCGTGGCGCATCGATCCGGGTTGGCAGGCGCTGGTCCGCGCCGTTCCGTTGCGCAACCTGAGTACGTCCGAAAGCCTCGCCTACTTGCAGAAGCGGCAGGTACCCGACGCGAGGCATCGCGCTATCCTTTCGTTTACGCACGGGTATCCGCTGGCGCTTTCGCTCATGAGCGACATGGTCGAACAGCGCCCCGACGCCGCCGGCGCCGACGCGTCCCCCGACATCGTCCAGGCCCTTCTCACGCATTTTCTGGACGAGGCGCCGGGGCCCGAACACCGCCGGGCGCTGTACGTCTGCGCCGCCGTGCGACAGACGACGGAGCAGACGCTGCGAACGCTCCTGGACCCCGACGACGCCCACGGCGTCTTCGAGTGGCTGCGCACCCTCTCGTTCATCGACGCCGGCCCGGCCGGCCTCTTTCCCCACGACATGGCGCGCCAGGTGCTCGTCGCCGACCTCCAATGGCGCGAGCCCGATTGGCACGCCGAGCTGCATCGGCGAGCCCGGACGTACTACATCGGCCATCTGCAAGACGCCAGCGGCCCTGAAATGCGGGAGCGGCTGATCGATTTTCTCTACCTCCACCGCGAAAACCCGCTCCTCAAGCCCATCTTCACCCAGCTGCAAAGCGACTGGAACGAGCAGACCGCGCAAAACCCGATCGTGGATGACGCGCTCGGACCGGATGACATCGACCCACTGGTGGACATGGTCGCGCACCATGAGGGGGATGGGCCGGCGTCCTGGGCCAGGCGCTGGCTGGAGCGACAGCCGGAGCACGTCCGCGTCTACCGCGACGGCACGGGCCGGCCGCTCGGGATGCTGCTCCCCATCCTCCTGACGCCCGAAGACGCCGACCTGGAAGACCCCGCCGTGGCACACGCGATGGACTTCCTGCGCCGGCACGCGCCGCTCCGCGAAGGCGAGTGCGCCGTCCACTTTCGCTTCTGGATGTCGGGCGAGACCTATCAGGACCTGTCGCTCATCCAGAGCATGTGTTTTATCCAGATGGTGCGCATGTATCTCACGATACCGGGGCTTGCCTTTTCCTTCCTGCCCTGCGCCGACCCCGATCTCTGGAAGATGATTTTCGCCTACGTCGACCTCCACCGCTTCCCCGACGCCGATTATCCCACCGACCGGTCGAAGATGGGGGTGTACGGCCACGATTGGCGGGTGACGCCGCCGGCCGAATGGCTGTCGCGGCTCGCCAGCCGGGTGCCCTCGCCCGAATACGCCGGCGCGCCGGCGCCTGCCGAGCCGTCGGTGTTCGTGCTGAGTCGGGAAGACTTTCTCGTCGCCGTGCGGGAGGCCCTGAAGGCGTTTAGCCGGCCCGAGCGCCTGCGCGAAAACCCGCTGCTCCGTTCGCGCCTCGTCATCGAAGCCGGCGCCCCCGATGCGGATGCCGCCGATCGGATTCAGACGCTCTGCGGCCTCCTGGATGCCGCCGCCGCCACGCTCGACGGCGCCCCGCGCGACCGGAAGCTGTACCGCGCCCTCGAAAAGACCTACCTCAAGCCGGCGCCGTCGCAGGAGATCGCGGCCGAACAACTCGGCGTCCCGTACAGCACGTTCCGGCGACACCTCATGGCCGGCGTGGATCGCGTGGCCGAGATGCTCTGGCAGCGCGAAATCGGAGAATGA
- a CDS encoding winged helix-turn-helix domain-containing protein — protein sequence MDDRQILKPGSAPDRAAPTPRSGPFWLAEWFVQPSLNLVTGPASETRLEPRVMEVLVCLAQAGGRVVTRDEFMDRVWGDVVVTDDVLARCISDLRKSLGDEAAAPRFIETIRKSGYRLLQPARYDLDAAAGVLPDLPTDPTRQTRMKARRWGFVFAGSAIALLVGFAMKILLEPSPTQPQVLPFTSFPGEEIDPSLSPDGEAIAFAWNGGTGDAFELYLKQVGGEAPLQLTRAPGNERDPAWSPDGRQIAFIRETDAGCSIFVVPALGGGERELTAFEGRDIQGLLWSQSGDYLVFSAQQAPYSAFGIYLLEIATVTVRELTTPPDSYYGDTSPAFSPDESRLAFVRSIAPPIQDIYTVSLRGDAAPERLTTDHTEVTGIAWDPDGRHLLFASRRGGMSSLWSIATSGGTPTWVATAGDNANLREPSIDRSGDRLTVEQHTSYTNIWQLHRAQPPRPLIVSTRWDSDPAIAPDGSKLAYVSNQSGSHEIWISDADGGNAYQLTQLGGAFLGSPRWSPDGAALLFVSWERGNADIYEIDVAGGRPEPVLASPADELAPSWSRDGRWIYYATNARDRWQIWRAPIRHPAPADSTALPDSLGHAAADTAAVVTDGLAAIESDDGTALYFMKPNDTGIWRYLPEQDSAVVVVDGVLPVDSGNWNVVGNGIYYIDRTGRRPTISYFSFTTKRTTQIAMLSHLPRSNAFAVSPDGRWFLYAQTERSESDILLIENI from the coding sequence ATGGACGATCGCCAGATCCTCAAACCCGGGAGTGCCCCCGACCGTGCCGCTCCGACACCCCGATCCGGACCGTTCTGGCTGGCGGAGTGGTTCGTGCAGCCATCGCTGAACCTGGTCACCGGGCCGGCGTCCGAAACCCGGCTCGAACCGCGCGTGATGGAGGTCCTGGTTTGCCTGGCGCAGGCCGGCGGCCGCGTGGTCACACGCGACGAGTTCATGGATCGCGTATGGGGGGACGTGGTCGTGACGGACGACGTGCTCGCGCGGTGCATTTCAGATCTGAGGAAAAGCCTTGGCGATGAGGCCGCGGCGCCCCGCTTCATCGAGACGATCCGAAAATCCGGGTACCGGCTGCTGCAGCCGGCCCGCTACGACCTCGATGCCGCTGCCGGGGTGCTGCCGGACCTGCCGACCGACCCGACGCGGCAAACCCGGATGAAAGCGCGCCGATGGGGCTTCGTCTTCGCCGGCAGCGCGATCGCGTTGCTCGTCGGCTTTGCGATGAAGATCCTCCTCGAGCCCTCCCCCACGCAGCCCCAGGTGCTCCCGTTCACCAGCTTTCCGGGAGAGGAGATCGACCCGTCGCTCTCCCCCGACGGCGAAGCGATCGCGTTCGCCTGGAACGGTGGCACGGGCGATGCCTTCGAGTTGTACCTGAAGCAGGTCGGCGGCGAGGCGCCGCTCCAGCTCACACGGGCGCCGGGCAACGAGCGCGACCCTGCGTGGTCGCCCGACGGCCGGCAAATCGCGTTCATCCGCGAAACCGATGCGGGATGCAGCATCTTCGTCGTACCCGCGCTCGGTGGCGGCGAACGCGAACTGACCGCGTTTGAAGGACGGGACATCCAGGGGCTCCTGTGGTCCCAGAGCGGCGACTACCTCGTATTTTCCGCGCAGCAAGCCCCGTACAGCGCCTTCGGCATTTACCTGCTGGAGATTGCCACGGTCACGGTGCGCGAACTCACGACACCGCCCGACTCCTACTATGGCGACACCTCGCCGGCCTTTTCGCCGGACGAGTCGCGCCTCGCCTTCGTGCGCAGCATCGCGCCGCCCATCCAGGATATCTACACCGTCTCGCTCCGCGGCGACGCCGCGCCGGAGCGGCTGACTACGGACCATACCGAGGTCACGGGGATCGCGTGGGATCCCGACGGCCGGCACCTCCTTTTTGCATCGCGGCGGGGCGGGATGTCGAGCCTCTGGAGCATCGCGACGTCCGGCGGCACCCCTACCTGGGTGGCTACCGCCGGCGACAACGCCAACCTGCGCGAACCGTCGATCGACCGGAGCGGCGACCGGTTGACCGTGGAGCAGCATACATCCTACACCAATATCTGGCAGCTTCATCGGGCCCAGCCGCCGAGGCCGCTGATCGTCTCCACGCGCTGGGATTCGGATCCGGCCATCGCCCCCGACGGATCGAAACTCGCGTACGTATCCAACCAGTCCGGATCCCACGAAATCTGGATCAGCGACGCCGATGGCGGCAACGCGTACCAGTTGACCCAGCTGGGCGGCGCCTTCCTCGGGTCGCCGCGCTGGTCGCCGGACGGCGCGGCGCTCCTGTTCGTTTCGTGGGAGCGCGGGAATGCGGATATCTACGAAATCGATGTGGCCGGCGGTCGGCCGGAGCCCGTCCTGGCCTCCCCCGCCGACGAACTCGCGCCGTCGTGGTCCCGCGACGGACGCTGGATCTATTATGCCACGAACGCCCGTGACCGCTGGCAGATCTGGCGCGCACCCATCCGGCATCCTGCACCCGCTGACAGCACCGCGCTGCCCGACTCCCTCGGGCACGCCGCGGCGGATACCGCCGCCGTCGTCACCGACGGCCTGGCCGCAATCGAATCGGACGATGGGACGGCCCTCTATTTCATGAAGCCCAACGACACCGGCATCTGGCGCTACCTGCCCGAACAGGACTCGGCCGTCGTCGTCGTAGACGGCGTGCTGCCTGTGGACAGCGGGAACTGGAATGTCGTCGGGAACGGCATCTATTACATCGATCGCACCGGCCGGCGCCCCACCATCTCCTACTTCAGCTTCACGACCAAGCGCACGACCCAGATCGCCATGCTCAGCCACCTCCCGAGAAGCAACGCCTTCGCCGTTTCGCCGGACGGCCGCTGGTTTTTGTACGCCCAGACGGAACGGAGCGAAAGCGACATCCTGCTCATCGAAAACATCTGA
- a CDS encoding fasciclin domain-containing protein, protein MKACRTCLMALVLILMGTARAGLAQDDARPVENANYTEAPADVIAVLEEAGDYTMLIDALKKTGLTKQLEGVSAFTLFAPTDAAFEQHADLADMPAEKMANVLRHHLVMQKIPTEKATMMKKIKVADGGELAITSEGGKLSIGEAQIVQPNLNSANGVIHGIDAILMPAGDAPKKNSEE, encoded by the coding sequence ATGAAAGCATGCCGCACCTGCCTGATGGCGCTCGTACTGATTCTGATGGGCACCGCCCGCGCCGGCCTGGCGCAGGACGACGCCCGCCCCGTCGAAAACGCCAACTATACCGAAGCACCGGCCGATGTCATTGCCGTGCTGGAAGAGGCCGGCGACTACACCATGCTGATCGACGCGCTCAAGAAAACGGGCCTCACTAAGCAACTCGAAGGCGTCAGCGCGTTCACGTTGTTCGCGCCGACCGACGCCGCGTTCGAGCAACATGCCGACCTGGCCGACATGCCGGCTGAAAAGATGGCCAACGTCCTGCGGCATCACCTGGTGATGCAGAAAATACCGACCGAAAAGGCCACGATGATGAAGAAGATCAAGGTCGCCGACGGCGGCGAACTCGCCATCACGAGCGAAGGCGGCAAACTCAGCATCGGCGAGGCCCAGATCGTCCAGCCGAACCTGAACAGCGCCAACGGCGTGATCCACGGGATCGACGCGATCCTGATGCCGGCGGGCGACGCGCCGAAGAAGAACAGCGAAGAATAA
- a CDS encoding DUF4331 family protein, protein MKRITRYLFMSVLVAIAAIGLMRPDFGDASSHREAPLISNDPLADNTDLYAFRSPDDPSTVTIIANYIPLQLPEGGPNYNTFGEHIRYEIHIKNKTSVGALGSAKDDITYRFTFQQENEDPTTFFNIRLGKQNLKTTYTVEKSTDGGASFMTILDDGIVPPNNIGPRSIEGAAGLNADYESLVNDAIMTASTGEVVFAGPRDDAFFVDLGGVFDLGQTRGQYGMDPSNSNNARDAVAGFNVHTISLQIPIEYLQKDGYGPDEADNILDPNYVIGVWASASRPQITTLSPEGDKPTYSGPWVQVSRLGMPLTNEAVIPIGEKDRWNATSPYSEAEQSFIAYFANPELGLYMDDTQFGSAVPALAALRMPSRSYPALGDIDGDGMPGLNFRNGKDGAFEVTKIDPPLDLSGTAFAVPLAGGLVGEGQPRLVDLYPIFYFGVPNAIPYQLATGKTGGPLSAGKPFIHNFLPVTQDAEGTLYGGDMLRLNMATPTTERSGEEFDLYARQGLVRTAVLGLTAAPYNTSADVEFIPHMDGFPNGRRLEDDVTTIALQAVGGLVLAAVGLPFDDATASDYSDLASEMLVGALNYTAGPVANDVRLLDVFPYQASPHRGFDYVKQLTALDPMNLPVSVEGLGVGVPSAFMLDQNYPNPFNPSTTISYEVTRPGNVAIRVYDVQGRLVSTLVNREHGTGNHQLDWDASSLPSGTYFYRLEADGKSIQTKQAILVK, encoded by the coding sequence ATGAAGCGAATAACACGCTACCTGTTCATGTCCGTACTCGTCGCAATCGCGGCGATAGGGCTGATGCGGCCGGACTTCGGCGATGCATCCAGCCACCGCGAAGCGCCGCTCATCAGCAACGATCCGTTGGCCGACAATACGGACCTGTATGCGTTCCGGTCGCCCGACGACCCGTCTACCGTCACCATCATCGCCAACTACATCCCCCTCCAGCTACCGGAAGGGGGGCCGAATTACAACACCTTCGGCGAACATATCCGGTACGAGATCCACATCAAAAACAAGACGTCCGTGGGCGCGCTCGGATCGGCCAAGGACGACATCACCTATCGGTTCACCTTCCAGCAGGAGAACGAGGATCCGACGACCTTCTTCAACATCCGGCTTGGAAAACAAAACCTGAAAACGACCTATACCGTCGAAAAGAGCACTGACGGCGGCGCTTCGTTCATGACGATCCTCGACGACGGCATCGTGCCGCCGAACAACATCGGGCCACGCTCGATCGAGGGCGCCGCCGGCTTGAACGCCGACTACGAGAGCCTCGTCAATGACGCCATCATGACGGCGTCGACGGGCGAAGTGGTGTTCGCCGGCCCGCGCGACGACGCGTTTTTCGTGGATCTGGGCGGCGTGTTCGACCTGGGCCAGACGCGCGGCCAGTACGGGATGGACCCGTCCAACTCGAACAACGCCCGCGATGCCGTGGCCGGCTTCAACGTCCACACCATCTCGCTCCAGATCCCCATCGAATACCTGCAAAAAGACGGGTACGGACCCGATGAAGCGGACAACATCCTCGATCCGAACTACGTGATCGGCGTCTGGGCGTCCGCGAGCCGGCCGCAGATCACGACGCTTTCGCCCGAAGGCGACAAGCCGACCTATTCCGGCCCCTGGGTGCAGGTGTCCCGGCTCGGCATGCCGCTGACCAACGAAGCCGTCATCCCGATCGGCGAAAAAGACCGCTGGAACGCCACCTCCCCCTACAGCGAGGCCGAACAGTCGTTCATCGCGTACTTCGCCAACCCGGAGCTGGGGCTGTATATGGATGACACCCAGTTCGGCTCCGCCGTCCCGGCCCTCGCCGCGCTGCGCATGCCCTCCCGCTCCTACCCGGCGCTCGGCGATATCGACGGCGACGGGATGCCGGGGCTCAACTTCCGCAACGGGAAGGATGGCGCGTTCGAGGTGACCAAGATCGACCCGCCGCTGGATCTCTCGGGCACCGCCTTCGCGGTCCCGCTCGCCGGCGGCCTCGTCGGCGAGGGGCAGCCGCGCCTCGTGGACCTCTACCCGATCTTCTATTTCGGCGTCCCGAACGCGATACCCTATCAGCTGGCTACCGGAAAGACGGGCGGCCCGCTCAGCGCCGGCAAGCCGTTCATCCACAATTTCCTGCCGGTCACGCAGGACGCGGAAGGCACCCTGTACGGCGGCGACATGCTTCGCCTCAACATGGCGACCCCGACGACGGAGCGCTCCGGCGAGGAGTTCGACCTCTACGCCCGTCAGGGCCTCGTGCGGACGGCCGTGCTCGGCCTCACGGCGGCTCCGTACAACACGTCCGCCGATGTCGAATTCATCCCGCACATGGACGGCTTCCCGAACGGACGCCGGCTCGAGGATGATGTGACGACGATCGCGCTCCAGGCCGTCGGCGGCCTCGTGCTGGCGGCCGTGGGCCTGCCGTTCGACGACGCCACAGCCAGCGACTACAGCGACCTCGCGTCGGAGATGCTGGTCGGCGCGCTGAACTATACCGCCGGCCCGGTGGCGAACGACGTGCGCCTGCTGGACGTCTTCCCGTACCAGGCGTCGCCGCATCGCGGGTTCGACTACGTGAAACAGCTCACGGCCCTCGACCCGATGAACCTGCCCGTCTCCGTGGAAGGGCTCGGCGTGGGCGTCCCGAGCGCGTTCATGCTCGATCAGAACTACCCCAACCCGTTCAACCCGTCGACGACCATCTCCTACGAGGTCACCCGGCCCGGCAACGTGGCGATCCGCGTCTACGACGTGCAGGGCAGGCTCGTGTCGACCCTGGTGAACCGGGAGCACGGTACCGGGAATCACCAGCTCGACTGGGACGCCTCGTCGCTGCCCAGCGGCACCTATTTCTACCGTCTGGAGGCCGACGGGAAGTCGATCCAGACGAAGCAGGCGATCCTGGTGAAATAA
- a CDS encoding TonB-dependent receptor, which produces MKVFYLALTLCLIAVGNRRAEAQTPQSDLVGVVFDSTTLRPLPSATVFLEERASGVATDSLGRFSFVGLPGGAYTLTVRMIGYAQTRTRVTVDAGSRLEVRIALQVDAIDLNEIVTEAERPFSAASSATVRALDLRTRPTRSAQDLLQLTPGLITAQHAGGGKAEQIFLRGFDADHGTDVAIAVDGMPVNMVSHGHGQGYADLHFLLPDVVERIDVAKGPYDARYGNMSTAGAVAFTTRDHLNENQLRAGFGQFNTANVTALYQIPLPGTEHQGAYLAGQFNSTDGPVESPQGFQRFNIFGKVHTHLSENTRLALSVSGFSSAWNASGQIPARAVAQGLNRFGSLDDLEGGTTGRQDINLIYSADTGDASFTLQGYSSRYTFKLFSNFTYFLEDPVRGDMIEQTDDRRLYGLNGRYSRYHPLDAIPARTTMGGGFRGDDADVQLWKSPDRVRSAGLIDATVVERNLYLWVQEELFFADWIRLQLGLRGDYFTFDVDDHLDGTESGLPHASGFAQQAILSPKANLVVSPAPGLDLFANVGSSFHSNDARAIVQGQRVRELAKVYARDGLTDAQIDAQLANQQLDPGLRRVGTLPRAVGAELGLRAHLGSRAHIAAAAWVLDLENEFVYVGDGGFTELSGATRRHGLDLEARVAVTPWLTADADVNLARGRFVDEPAGEDAVPLAPRVTSTGGLTLTRPAGFEASLRYTRVGDRPANESGTVTAEGYSLVNLFLGYRLGRVRVTVALENVLDVAWNEAQFDTESRLRNEAGPVSELHFTPGNPRNVRVGLSYLF; this is translated from the coding sequence ATGAAAGTCTTTTATCTCGCCCTCACCCTCTGCCTGATCGCCGTGGGCAACCGCCGGGCGGAAGCCCAGACGCCGCAGAGCGACCTCGTCGGCGTCGTCTTTGATTCGACCACCTTGCGTCCGCTTCCCTCGGCCACGGTCTTCCTGGAAGAGCGCGCCTCGGGGGTCGCCACGGATAGCCTCGGCCGGTTTTCGTTCGTCGGATTGCCGGGTGGCGCGTACACGCTGACGGTGCGCATGATCGGCTATGCGCAAACCCGCACCCGTGTGACGGTGGACGCGGGATCGCGTCTGGAAGTACGGATCGCCTTGCAGGTCGATGCCATCGACCTCAACGAAATCGTCACGGAAGCCGAGCGTCCGTTTTCGGCCGCCTCGTCGGCCACCGTCCGCGCCCTCGACCTGCGGACGCGCCCAACTCGCTCTGCCCAGGACCTGCTCCAGCTCACGCCGGGCCTTATCACCGCGCAACACGCCGGCGGCGGCAAGGCGGAGCAGATCTTCCTGCGCGGGTTCGATGCCGACCACGGCACCGATGTCGCCATCGCGGTCGACGGCATGCCCGTCAACATGGTTTCCCATGGCCACGGACAGGGCTATGCCGACCTGCACTTCCTCTTGCCGGATGTCGTCGAACGGATCGACGTTGCAAAAGGGCCCTATGACGCGCGATACGGCAATATGAGCACTGCGGGTGCCGTCGCGTTCACCACCCGCGATCACCTGAACGAGAACCAGTTGCGCGCAGGGTTTGGGCAGTTCAACACCGCGAATGTCACCGCCCTCTATCAGATCCCGCTACCCGGCACCGAGCACCAGGGTGCGTATCTGGCCGGTCAGTTTAACTCGACCGACGGCCCCGTCGAAAGTCCGCAGGGATTTCAACGCTTCAACATTTTCGGGAAGGTCCATACCCATCTCAGCGAGAACACCCGACTCGCACTCAGCGTCAGCGGATTCAGTTCGGCCTGGAATGCCTCCGGCCAGATACCGGCCCGAGCCGTAGCCCAGGGTTTGAACCGTTTCGGCAGCCTGGACGACCTCGAAGGGGGCACGACGGGCCGGCAGGACATCAACCTCATCTATAGCGCCGATACAGGCGACGCGTCCTTTACGCTGCAGGGTTACTCAAGCCGCTACACGTTTAAACTCTTCTCAAACTTCACGTATTTCCTGGAAGACCCCGTCCGCGGCGACATGATCGAACAGACCGACGACCGCCGGCTGTACGGGTTGAACGGCCGGTATAGCCGGTATCATCCACTCGATGCGATCCCGGCGCGCACCACGATGGGCGGCGGGTTCCGCGGCGACGACGCCGATGTCCAGCTATGGAAGAGCCCCGACCGGGTACGGAGCGCCGGCCTGATCGATGCCACCGTCGTGGAGCGCAACCTGTATCTGTGGGTGCAGGAAGAACTCTTTTTTGCCGACTGGATCCGTCTACAACTGGGGCTTCGTGGCGACTACTTCACGTTCGACGTCGACGATCATCTGGACGGCACGGAATCCGGGCTGCCGCATGCGTCGGGGTTCGCCCAGCAAGCCATCCTCAGCCCGAAGGCCAACCTGGTCGTCTCGCCGGCACCGGGACTCGACCTCTTCGCCAATGTGGGCAGCAGTTTTCATTCGAACGATGCCCGCGCCATCGTACAGGGCCAGCGCGTTCGTGAACTCGCCAAGGTATATGCGCGGGATGGGCTCACCGACGCTCAGATCGACGCGCAGCTGGCAAACCAGCAGCTGGACCCGGGTCTGCGCCGGGTCGGCACCCTGCCCCGCGCCGTGGGTGCCGAATTGGGGTTGCGTGCTCATCTCGGATCGCGCGCCCATATTGCGGCTGCAGCCTGGGTGCTCGATCTCGAAAACGAGTTTGTTTATGTAGGAGATGGCGGCTTTACCGAACTGAGCGGAGCCACCCGCCGCCACGGGCTCGACCTCGAAGCGCGGGTGGCGGTGACGCCCTGGCTCACAGCCGACGCCGATGTGAACCTCGCGCGCGGCCGCTTCGTCGACGAGCCGGCGGGCGAAGATGCCGTGCCGCTCGCCCCTCGAGTTACCTCAACCGGGGGGCTCACCCTGACGCGGCCGGCCGGCTTTGAGGCCAGTCTGCGCTATACCCGCGTCGGCGACAGGCCGGCGAACGAGTCCGGCACGGTAACCGCCGAGGGATACAGCCTCGTCAACCTCTTCCTCGGGTACCGTCTCGGGCGCGTACGGGTCACGGTCGCGCTCGAGAACGTACTGGATGTAGCCTGGAACGAGGCCCAGTTCGACACCGAATCGCGTCTTCGCAACGAGGCCGGGCCGGTTTCGGAGCTGCACTTCACCCCGGGAAATCCGCGTAACGTGCGCGTGGGGCTGAGTTATCTCTTCTAG
- a CDS encoding tetratricopeptide repeat protein, whose translation MKSKLETRTHFLAMAAVVALVGTLVFLWLKPLPDEPEVAVAPTTPASLFINTDASIAFYEDRIRKAPDDREAYTRLAQVYLQKAHASGEELTYVPLAKERIEQALSRDPDDYYALALQASLFNTLHRFDDARVAAERLQAAYPHDSFIQGVLVDALVELGEYDEAVAANDALLGMHPGLAAYARASYLRELHGDTDGALSAMTMAAQAGVVGEADRAWALTHLANLYLGKGDLEVARRVFEGILEETPGYAQAIAGLGHIAELEGDYAGAVAGLEEAYGLEPRAAFLERLAEIQSVQGASAAAEAYLDRVDASFQEAARMGENNRMEYADFLADRGLRLDHALRLAEAEIARRPGHLHANETYAWVLHRLGRSAEAVAPIEKAMRLDTGDAMVHYRAGQIYRAIGDAAASQLHFQKALDAHLHIESQTAANTARTLLAQP comes from the coding sequence ATGAAATCCAAGCTAGAAACACGCACCCATTTCCTTGCGATGGCGGCTGTCGTCGCGCTCGTCGGCACGCTGGTCTTTTTGTGGCTCAAGCCGCTCCCCGATGAGCCGGAGGTCGCGGTGGCGCCCACCACGCCGGCGTCGCTGTTCATCAACACCGATGCGTCGATCGCCTTCTACGAAGACCGGATCCGCAAGGCGCCGGACGATCGCGAGGCGTACACGCGTCTGGCCCAGGTGTACCTCCAGAAAGCGCACGCGTCCGGGGAAGAGCTGACGTACGTCCCGCTCGCGAAAGAGCGCATCGAGCAGGCCCTGTCCCGCGATCCGGACGATTATTACGCCCTGGCGCTCCAGGCGTCCCTGTTCAATACCCTGCACCGATTCGACGACGCGCGCGTCGCCGCAGAACGGCTCCAGGCGGCGTACCCGCACGATTCGTTTATCCAGGGGGTGCTGGTGGATGCGCTCGTGGAACTCGGCGAATACGATGAAGCGGTCGCCGCCAACGACGCCCTGCTGGGGATGCATCCGGGTCTGGCTGCCTATGCGCGTGCCTCGTACCTGCGCGAACTCCACGGGGACACCGACGGCGCCCTGTCCGCGATGACGATGGCCGCGCAGGCCGGCGTCGTGGGCGAGGCCGACCGCGCCTGGGCGCTCACGCACCTCGCGAATCTCTACCTGGGGAAGGGCGATTTGGAGGTGGCGCGGCGCGTCTTCGAGGGTATCCTGGAAGAGACGCCCGGCTATGCGCAAGCCATCGCCGGCCTGGGCCACATCGCCGAGCTCGAAGGCGACTACGCGGGGGCCGTCGCGGGGCTCGAAGAGGCGTATGGGCTCGAACCGCGCGCCGCTTTTCTCGAACGGCTGGCCGAGATCCAGTCCGTACAGGGGGCTTCCGCGGCCGCAGAGGCCTATCTGGATCGGGTCGATGCCAGCTTCCAGGAGGCCGCCCGTATGGGAGAAAACAACCGGATGGAATATGCGGATTTCCTCGCCGACCGCGGCCTCCGGCTCGACCACGCGCTGCGCCTGGCGGAGGCCGAAATCGCCCGCCGGCCCGGCCATCTCCATGCGAACGAGACCTACGCCTGGGTCCTGCACCGGCTGGGGCGCTCCGCTGAAGCCGTAGCCCCGATCGAAAAGGCCATGCGGCTCGATACGGGCGACGCGATGGTGCATTACCGCGCCGGCCAGATCTACCGGGCCATCGGCGACGCGGCCGCCAGCCAACTCCACTTCCAGAAGGCGCTCGATGCCCATCTCCACATCGAGAGCCAGACGGCGGCCAACACGGCCAGAACCCTCCTCGCACAGCCGTAA